The sequence tcccaaagacgtgtccaaagtgagtgaggacaatcaatgcccgatatagccgACACAGTGTCaaaatcaacactagacaaaataactcctactatgtgatttctaatgatatcccaagctagttttccctctaaagctgctggttcaggtatgagatcatacaaataaggcaaaatattaagccacctacagtgtgtaagtatgccctttgcccatgactcataattaccccgttctagaaatacaactgaagggtgagtagaaaaacccatgataactcttcaaattaacaaatctgagactaaatgactttaatactgataaagaagatcaaataaagccatcccacgcaaacaaatcatttccaagtctgaaacgtccaagtaattgagagatgtgtgaaaacacaaagtactaaataaaatgtacctggtgtatattctggaaaaataaatgacagatctggaaagagcacagaaacccctttccaacgcctattcgtttgcgaaaaacagagtccgtatgcaaaagatatggctccgagagtgcaaaaaacttgttctgactttgactggcaaaaaacatTGTAAAACGGCAAAATTAGAGAAAAAGACCTGCATCAATTAGATCgggctcagaaccagctttccaatgcctattcgttttcgaaaaatggagatcggacgcccaagttatgcccgatttgGTAAAACAGCTCCAAAAAGACCCAAACGGCCCTGCTAGCCCTCAGGGGCTTAAAAAAAATgggcccctggtcctctgggtgaCCAGGAGctaaccccgaagatcacctgcatgcaaataacctgaaAGTTagatctaaccctcgtagctccaaattcttcagaagacgaaTAGGAAGTAGCaagtctggagctctgataccatgtagaagttgagaaagccaacttcacagaccccaaagatcacctgcatgcaaataacctgtcacagaaagaagagatggagacaaacaagcaagggtgctctgaaagctgaaaaatgtattcatccaagagagagataaattacaatgatgaatccttataaaaggatattgtgcaaccctaaaagaaaccctaataggtagacatttaataattaatataattattaaatgtcacaaatgcaaactaaagtgaaatcttaagagaggaataaaggtaatttaatcaacatgattaaattaaaacctttactctaacaagaTACTCACTGCAGAAAGATTCCAAAGGATGGGGTATAAAGGACCTTCCAGATGTATCATATGCAAAGGTCATGAGGAAACAGTGAACCACCTTTTATTGAATTTCTCCTTTACCTCTAAATGCTAGAGATGGTTATGTGCAAAATTGGGCTGGATAACAGCTTTATCGAATGACATCATCTCTCTCTTTCGAAGCTGGCTAGTGAAATATAAGGAAAACACTCTAAGATTTATTTGGGAAATACCCCCCTCATGCCTATTATGTGAGATTTGGAAAGAGAGGAACATAAGACTCTTTGAGGAGAAAACTAGAAATGTAGACTCAGTACTCGCCTCATTAGAAGCCCCTATTGTTGAGATTACCAACTCCAGGTTAGCAGCATCCCCAAATCTTAGGAGGGTATTCATAGCCTGGGATGAGAAAATCAGGTTCAAATGGAATGGAATTAGGATCCCCCCTCTATAGGGACAAGCCCTATTGCAAGAAAGAATGCCAAATGGTCTCCACCGAATCAAGGGTGGCTAAAtcttaactttgatggtgcctcaagAGGCAACCCAGGTGCTACTGGCATAGGCTATGTGATTAGAGACCACAAAGGAAGAGAAGTAGACAGGATTGCCATGCCAATACCCCCTAataccaacaatattgcagaattcAAAGCTCTTCAACTGGGCCTCACAGATTGCCTCAATCATGGAGTTAGGAATATAATTATTGAAGGGGATTCTGCAATTGCCATTAATGCAATCAAGACAAAAAGCACCCCAAACTGGAGATTGCAAGATTTACTAGATAGCATTCTCAAGAACCTATCAAAACTGGAAAGCTTCAGTGCAAGGCATGTATACAGGGAAGCTAATACAAAAGCGGATGCTTTGTCCAAAGTAGCTGCCGAGGGGGGGAAGATTTATTGGTGGGAGGACAACCTCTATCCCTATGGATAACAAAGTGTTTGAAAAGATACACTAGCTGTTAGTTATTTGGGGAAATAGTAACAAATGGGCGATGGCCTCTGCATTTGCCTTCCATTGAATTCAGGTTGCATAGTAACTTGAATATGACTGCAACATTTCAAAATAACAGATTGTAAATCAAGAAACTTCCAATCTGTGAATCAGGAAACTTCCAATTGGGATTTTCCTATTTTGCTTAGTTCTTCACATTAAAATGATTCCAGAGAACTGGCAAATCAAGCCTGTCTCAGCATCACATACAACGCATATGATACCAGAATATTCTGGGATGGCTCTCAACAACCTGATATTGCAATCAGGCTCAACCATTTATGGAAATTCCATGGTTGCAAGTATAAGATGAGACTTCAATGGTGCAGCTCATGGCTCCAAATATTTGTCAACCTTGACATCTAATTGCCTATTTTTGAAACTGGacaagactggaggttttcttccctccattctttcctactggtgcccattGAATGGaggtgtattttttttattattataataattaaaaattataaggCCTTGACCTATTACCGATCCAAAACAAAATACTCTCTTAGTGTAGGTAACACCACTCAAGTAAAAGGCTTATGATACTttcaaaatacaaaagaggaatttGTAGGAAACTATTTAGAAACCTACTTCGAAATGTGGACATTAAATTGATAGTCCCTAActttatactctctctctctctatatatatataaataaataaagattatttagttTGTGTAACaaattatttttctatatttttctattGTTGGAAATGTAGTGGCAGCTACAGGTGTTTTCACGTACAAGCCATCATTTCATTACTGCTGTAAATATAATGATTGCTAGCTAAGTATTGGCAGCTACAGGTGTTTTCACGTACAAGCCATCATTTCATTACTGCTGTAAATATAATGATTGCTAGCTAAGTATTTTCACATACAATGAATAATAGAGGGAAAACTATCTTCATATATTAACCTTATTGCACTATTTTCCACCAAATTCATATATTGTTCATCGTATTTCTTCACATTTTGGTACCATTATGCTGGTTTGTATTTTAAGACCAAAATGTGAAGGCATATACGAGAAAAATAAGTTGTTTCTTTTTGTTGGAAATGTAGTGGCTGTGTTGTGCAGCCGAATGCAAGGCATGGCAACCGAGCCAGTTTTTTCGCGACTCCTCGTCAACATAATTTAGAAGCTCTGCCGCACATTcaccaaattaattatttaaaaataaaaagaaagcccGTCGTTGAAGAATACATTTTCTGTTAATGACACTCTGTGATCAACAGTGAGTCGTAAAAATCACATGAGGATGGAAGACTTGACTCTATAGCATCACTATTCAGTCCACATTAATTAGTCGAACCTGTCATCCGAGCATCACTATTTCTACTGTTAATGTCCACATCATCGAACATGATATCAGAACAAATGTGCGTTGAATAATGTCATAGATTTATGTCCGCAGTCTTCCTTGCAACAATTTTGTCAGTAGTCGGAGGGTATAGAATCCTGACAATGCAAAATAAAGTCTAGCAATGTAGAAAAACTCAATA is a genomic window of Cryptomeria japonica chromosome 7, Sugi_1.0, whole genome shotgun sequence containing:
- the LOC131856596 gene encoding uncharacterized protein LOC131856596; the protein is MPDLVKQLQKDPNGPASPQGLKKNGPLVLWDPPSIGTSPIARKNAKWSPPNQGWLNLNFDGASRGNPGATGIGYVIRDHKGREVDRIAMPIPPNTNNIAEFKALQLGLTDCLNHGVRNIIIEGDSAIAINAIKTKSTPNWRLQDLLDSILKNLSKLESFSARHVYREANTKADALSKVAAEGGKIYWWEDNLYPYG